In one Rutidosis leptorrhynchoides isolate AG116_Rl617_1_P2 chromosome 8, CSIRO_AGI_Rlap_v1, whole genome shotgun sequence genomic region, the following are encoded:
- the LOC139864137 gene encoding uncharacterized protein yields MKTDDIYLIVVMIDPTRTYGHLRSCSPNFGAGRPRGVRGGCRVATLGRIRVGSWNIGTLTGKRIELVDTFRKSNVDIVCVQETRWKGEEAIEIEDYKLWYSGSRIARNGVGIFLGKLHIDNVVDVGRFSDRIMSVSLIIKEETFTVISAYAPHAGLGDAEKKSFWELLDEVVRGCPADHRLIIGGDLNGHIGAETEGYEGAHGGFGFGPRNEEGRSILEFAIAHELVVANSFFKKRDAQLATFHSGDRSTQIDFFLLRKGELMTCRDCKVLPALTCSSQHRLLVMDLVTKGRVGRRARVVQPRILWKNLYGANAETFRANVVERLSVEGDNVAPTEADQLWNRMASTIRDVAK; encoded by the coding sequence ATCCTACGCGTACTTATGGTCACTTGAGGTCATGTTCTCCTAATTTTGGGGCGGGTAGGCCTAGAGGGGTTAGAGGTGGTTGTAGGGTAGCCACCCTTGGTAGGATTAGAGTGGGTAGCTGGAATATAGGAACCTTGACTGGTAAGAGGATTGAGCTCGTTGATACCTTTCGTAAGAGTAATGTAGATATTGTGTGtgttcaagagactagatggaagggtgAAGAGGCGATAGAGATTGAGGACTATAAGTTGTGGTACTCGGGTTCTAGGATAGCACGGAACGGGGTAGGTATCTTTTTAGGTAAACTACATATAGATAACGTCGTTGACGTGGGCAGgtttagcgataggattatgtcggttagttTAATTATTAAGGAGGAGACTTTCACGGTCATTAGTGCATACGCACCTCATGCGGGTTTAGGTGATGCCGAAAAGAAGAGTTTCTGGGAATTGTTAGATGAGGTGGTGAGGGGGTGCCCAGCGGACCATCGACTGATTATAGGTGGTGATCTGAATGGACATATAGGAGCGGAGACAGAAGGTTATGAGGGAGCCCATGGGGGCTTTGGGTTTGGTCCTAGAAATGAAGAGGGGCGCTCAATTCTTGAGTTTGCCATTGCCCACGAGTTGGTGGTAGCAAACTCTTTCTTCAAGAAGAGGGATGCTCAGTTAGCCACTTTCCATAGCGGGGATCGTAGCACCCAGATTGACTTTTTTCTTCTTCGTAAAGGGGAACTTATGACCTGTAGGGACTGTAAGGTCCTTCCAGCTTTGACGTGCTCCTCCCAGCACAGATTGCTGGTCATGGACCTAGTCACTAAGGGAAGAGTTGGCAGGAGGGCTAGGGTTGTACAACCTAGAATCCTTTGGAAGAACCTCTATGGAGCGAATGCGGAGACTTTTAGAGCGAATGTTGTTGAGAGATTGAGTGTAGAAGGGGATAACGTTGCCCCTACAGAAGCAGACCAGTTATGGAATCGCATGGCGTCCACTATCAGAGATGTGGCAAAGTAG